From the genome of Methylocystis heyeri:
GGCTAAAAGCCCAGCGCGAAGCCGAAAAACACAGTCCAAGGGGATAGACGGTCAGCGCGCGGCCGAGGAGCGCTATGCCCGCCGCGGCCAGCAGGGTCCCGATCCCATAGGCGGCGAAAGGCAGTTCCGCGGCGTCTTCCCCGATCAGCAGGAAGACGACCGAGTTGGCGAGGAAAGCGGCGAACTCCCAGAAGGAGACCACGAATTCGCGGCCCTTTGGCGTGAGGAAGGCGCTTTCCTCGCGCGAGGAGACCGCAAGGTTTCCGATGATGAGGCCGGCGATCACGGTCGCGAGAACGCCCGAGGCGTGAAGATATTCCGCGGTAAGGAACGAGCCGAACGCCACGATGGTCGTCAGGGACGCTTCGACGAGGTGATCGGAGGTTCGCCCGACCGCCAATATGGCGACGCCGCCGAAGAGCGCTCCGACCGCGACGCCGCCCGCCACGACCTGCAGAAGGTTGAACAACGCGCCGAGCGCGGTCCATCCTTCGCCCCCCGAGATCGCCCATTCGAGGCTGAGGCCGAAGAGCACGGCGGCCGCGCCGTCGTTGAGCAGGCTTTCGCTTTCGATGAGAAGGCGAAGCCGCCCTTCCATCCTGTTGTCCTTGAACATGGCGATGATGGCCACAGGATCGGTCGCCGCGATCAGCGAGCCGAACACCAGCGCGGGCGCCAAGGGCCAATGCAGGGCGAACATCATCAACGCCGTCACCGCGGCCATCGACAGCGCCGAACCCAGGGTCGCAAACAAGAGGATCGGGGCGAGATCGCGCTTCAGCTCCCGCCACTGGATCGCCAGCGCGGCCTCGAACAGCAGCGGCGGCAATATGAGGTCGAAAATAAGATCGTGGGTGAGATGCGGTCCCAGGGTTTTGGAAATGGACGCCAGGGCGGCTCCGACGAAGACGAGGCCCACCGTATAGGGCAGCTTGAGGCGGCGCGCGGCTATCGCCACCGTCATCGCCACAGCCAGCAAGGCTATGATCTGTCTCAGCCCTTCGTCCATCTTCACTGACCTCCGACCGCGGTTCTATCCTGCGTTATAGCCGAGCTTTATCTCAAAGGAGACATCATGGACCTGCCTTCGATCGATCCTCTGGTCGCGCTGGGGGTGGCGTCGTCGACCGCCGTCACCGACGCCGTCTACGTTTTCTTCAATGCGGCGGTGTCGGCCCGGCGGCGCGTCGCCGCAGCGAGCTGGAGCAGCCTCTGGTATTTGCTCTCGGCCTTCGCGGTCATCAGCTACACATCCAATTGGGCCTATGTGCTTTTTGCGGCGATCGGAGCCTGGATCGGCGGTTTCCTGTCGATCACGGCGCTGGAATATGTCGTCCCCCGGCGCGAGAAACTTCACGGCGACTGAAGATAAGGCGCTTGCGCGCCGCCGCAGCGGGCCAATGTTTCTCTTCAGGGCCGTGAATGCGGGGAGGCAGGGCATGGGGTTTTATGATCGGACCGACGCCGGAAAGCGTCTCGTCGCGCCGCTTTCGAAATACAAGGGGCAGGACGTCGTGGCGCTCGCCCTGCCGCGGGGAGGCGTCCCCGTAGCCGCGCCCATCGCCCGCGCATTGGCGGCGCCGCTCGATCTCGTCCTCGTGCGCAAGATCGGCGTTCCCTTCCAGCCCGAACTCGCCATGGGCGCGGTGGCGGACGGGGGAGTTCCTTTCGTGGTGCGCAATGAGGACGTCATTGCGGCCGCGGGGGTTTCGCAACCCCAGTTCGAGGCGGTCTGCAGCAGGGAGCTCGAAGAAATCGAGCGGCGCAGGCGCTTTTATCTCGGCGGGCGCGCGCGGCCCGAGGTCGAAGGACGCATCGCCGTCGTCGTCGACGATGGCGTCGCGACCGGCGCGACGACGCGCGCCGCCTTGCGCTCCGTGCGGGCGCGCAGGCCCAAGAAGCTCGTGCTCGCCGTGCCGGTGGCGCCGCCCGACACGCTGGCTGCGCTGGAACAGGAAGTCGACGAGGCGATATGCCTCGAGGTTCACGCGGATTTTGGGGCGATAGGCTTCTTCTACGCCGATTTCCGGCAGATCACGGATGAGGAAGTGATCGCGATCCTGGATGAATTCGGCTCTCCCGCCGCGGCGGACCGTGACGGGGCGGATTGTCGATCATGAACGCTGGCCCCGGCCCGTTCCAGGATGCGCAGGTCAGCCTCTCGGACAAGCGGCGCTTCCTGAGCGATCGCGGGAGCTACCCCCACGCGCCGCGGGAGGTGAGCGTCGTCGA
Proteins encoded in this window:
- a CDS encoding cation:proton antiporter, with product MDEGLRQIIALLAVAMTVAIAARRLKLPYTVGLVFVGAALASISKTLGPHLTHDLIFDLILPPLLFEAALAIQWRELKRDLAPILLFATLGSALSMAAVTALMMFALHWPLAPALVFGSLIAATDPVAIIAMFKDNRMEGRLRLLIESESLLNDGAAAVLFGLSLEWAISGGEGWTALGALFNLLQVVAGGVAVGALFGGVAILAVGRTSDHLVEASLTTIVAFGSFLTAEYLHASGVLATVIAGLIIGNLAVSSREESAFLTPKGREFVVSFWEFAAFLANSVVFLLIGEDAAELPFAAYGIGTLLAAAGIALLGRALTVYPLGLCFSASRWAFSLKELNVMWWGGLRGALSLALALALPPQLPLRQDIIVVTFGVVAFSIVAQGLTMPPLLRMLGKPSPP
- a CDS encoding phosphoribosyltransferase, coding for MGFYDRTDAGKRLVAPLSKYKGQDVVALALPRGGVPVAAPIARALAAPLDLVLVRKIGVPFQPELAMGAVADGGVPFVVRNEDVIAAAGVSQPQFEAVCSRELEEIERRRRFYLGGRARPEVEGRIAVVVDDGVATGATTRAALRSVRARRPKKLVLAVPVAPPDTLAALEQEVDEAICLEVHADFGAIGFFYADFRQITDEEVIAILDEFGSPAAADRDGADCRS